A single genomic interval of Chryseobacterium paludis harbors:
- a CDS encoding CocE/NonD family hydrolase — protein sequence MTVNTNKYLTKAILLVIGLLSLNIYAQNFLFKVNGNIENPSFDSKIRMLNKEILQVYKNDDKNKFYDNMFRFYILNGDYEKGLYYLNELRGSPIYKDIKYKEIIGIPFELYSLYKLNSERISNKDKYEKTFNLKLSTIPDQTKVYLASFFTSTEDKLKDNILSFLKTNIKNDSISLADAVTLCRYYTSYVIVKETNDIAVPLIKKVDFQQYNVNDSIVIKTKKGNEVSLRVIGYRKGEKQVPTILNFSIYNRGSFSHIEKLNAMKGFTIVYAYSRGIYLSNDKVEPFEFEVEDVNEVISWIIKQPWSDGKVGMIGGSYDGFSQWAAAKNLHPALKTIIPSASVGFGTDFPMYNNCFSPYMLRWLSYVKKETDYKLFNDDKKWLSVYNSYYKNGIAFNKLDSIYGKTNPIFQKWLTHPSFDKFWQSKASSKKDFTKINIPVLTFTGYYDADQRGAMYYYNEHSKYNKNADHYLVIGPYGHSDVISGISGEYQGYKIDPIAKISTEDISYQWFDYILKGGKKPEFLKDKVNYQVMGSNQWKSSPSIDKVSNGKLKLFLNKTKLQESKSKVDYISQKIDFLDRKDTLKGFDNERILDSLILGGNLKDKLIYESDVFNSPFEISGSIAGQLKVLINKKDIDVNINIYEKLSTGQYLKLSHEYFARASYSVDSNKRKLLKPNTIETIPIKNTFFMSRKIEKGSRLVLVLGINKSPDYQINYGTGKDVSSETIKDAKEPLEIKWYNDSYIELPITKN from the coding sequence ATGACAGTAAATACCAATAAATATTTAACAAAAGCAATCCTACTTGTAATTGGATTGCTTTCGTTAAATATTTACGCACAAAATTTTTTATTTAAAGTTAACGGTAATATTGAGAATCCTTCTTTTGATAGTAAGATAAGGATGTTAAATAAAGAAATTTTGCAGGTATATAAAAATGATGACAAGAATAAGTTTTATGATAATATGTTTCGTTTTTATATTCTTAATGGAGATTATGAAAAAGGGCTTTATTATTTAAATGAACTAAGAGGTTCTCCAATCTATAAAGATATTAAGTATAAAGAAATAATAGGGATTCCTTTTGAACTTTATTCATTATACAAATTAAATAGTGAGAGGATTTCTAATAAAGATAAATATGAAAAAACTTTCAATTTAAAATTATCTACTATACCAGATCAGACAAAAGTTTATTTGGCTAGTTTTTTCACATCTACGGAAGATAAATTAAAAGATAATATACTATCATTTTTAAAGACTAATATCAAAAATGATAGTATTTCTTTAGCAGACGCGGTTACATTATGCCGTTATTACACATCTTACGTTATTGTAAAAGAAACAAATGATATTGCAGTACCTCTAATAAAGAAAGTAGATTTCCAACAGTATAATGTAAATGATAGTATTGTTATTAAAACAAAAAAAGGAAATGAGGTTTCATTAAGAGTTATTGGATACAGGAAGGGAGAAAAACAAGTACCAACAATATTAAATTTTAGTATTTATAATAGAGGAAGTTTTAGCCATATTGAAAAGCTTAATGCTATGAAAGGGTTTACAATTGTTTACGCTTATAGTAGAGGTATTTATTTAAGTAATGATAAAGTTGAACCTTTTGAGTTTGAAGTCGAAGATGTAAATGAGGTAATTAGCTGGATAATAAAACAACCTTGGAGTGATGGAAAGGTAGGGATGATCGGTGGAAGTTATGATGGGTTTAGTCAATGGGCGGCTGCTAAAAATCTTCATCCTGCTTTAAAAACCATAATTCCTTCTGCTTCTGTAGGTTTTGGAACAGATTTCCCAATGTATAATAATTGCTTTAGCCCTTATATGTTGAGATGGCTGAGCTATGTAAAGAAAGAAACAGACTATAAACTTTTTAATGATGACAAAAAATGGCTTTCAGTTTATAATTCTTATTATAAAAATGGAATAGCGTTTAATAAGTTAGATAGCATATATGGAAAAACTAATCCTATTTTCCAAAAATGGTTAACACACCCTTCTTTTGATAAGTTTTGGCAATCTAAAGCTTCGTCTAAAAAAGACTTTACTAAAATTAATATTCCGGTTTTAACATTTACAGGTTATTATGATGCTGATCAAAGAGGAGCGATGTACTATTATAATGAACATAGTAAGTATAATAAAAATGCAGATCATTATTTAGTAATAGGTCCTTATGGTCACAGTGATGTCATTTCTGGCATATCAGGAGAATATCAAGGCTATAAAATTGATCCTATTGCTAAAATTAGTACAGAAGATATTTCCTATCAATGGTTTGATTATATTTTGAAAGGAGGTAAGAAGCCCGAATTTCTAAAGGATAAAGTGAACTATCAGGTTATGGGTTCTAACCAGTGGAAAAGCTCTCCTAGTATTGATAAAGTAAGTAATGGAAAATTAAAATTGTTTTTAAACAAGACAAAGTTACAGGAATCAAAATCTAAAGTAGATTATATTTCGCAAAAAATAGATTTTTTAGATAGAAAAGATACTTTAAAAGGCTTTGATAATGAAAGAATACTTGACAGTTTAATACTTGGAGGAAATTTAAAAGATAAACTTATTTATGAAAGTGATGTTTTTAATTCTCCCTTTGAAATAAGCGGAAGTATTGCTGGACAATTAAAGGTACTTATTAATAAAAAAGATATAGACGTCAATATAAATATTTACGAAAAATTATCAACAGGTCAATATTTGAAACTATCACATGAATATTTTGCAAGGGCAAGTTATTCAGTTGATAGCAACAAAAGAAAATTGTTAAAGCCAAATACCATAGAAACTATTCCAATAAAAAATACTTTTTTTATGAGTAGAAAAATAGAAAAAGGGAGCAGGCTGGTTTTAGTACTTGGCATTAATA